The DNA region GCTTTCTGGGGCTAGTTCCCTTTGGGAATGCGATGGCCAGTGAGGTGCTCTTGTTGAGAGAGACCGCGAGAACTCGAGTTGGGCAGAGAAAGGAACTTTCTTCCAGGAACTGGGCGGGGCCAAGCGTTCCTAGCGACCCCTTGGCTTCCTCCCAGCAGTCAATGAAAAACTGGCCAAGGTGCCCCGCCAGACGTTTACGCTGAGGAAGGTGAGGGTGGGGGTTGGTGCTGTCTGCAGACAGGTTAGCGTGCAGGCCCAGTCAGCACCGCCTCCATCTGACTGTGACCTGCAGAGCGACTCTTGGTCGGACAGAGTGTCTGACCAGGCGTAAGTAGGGTAAGTAGTGACAAGATCCATAGCACTAAGAGTGCTTCTGCTGCAGGAAGACCGGAATCAGGGCACAGTTTTCGTCCCAGGTGGTGGTGTGGCCATCAGGCTGCCCCTCTTCTTCCACCTCTGTGCACTCAGGTGCCCGCTGGGGTTTCTCACTGGTATAGGATTGCATCAAGCCCATGAGGGTGGATAAGAGGCCGGGAAGCGGCGTGGCCAAGATCCACATCGAAGATGACGGGAGTTACTTCCAAGTCAGTCAGGTAAGTGCCAGCTCGGTTGGCCTGAACCACGTTTCACTGCTCCGTCGAGTGACAAATGCAGGGGCCACAGGACCTTGCACGTTTCACCAGTCCTTTCTCAGATATGTTCTGCAGAGAGCTCTTTGCAGAGATGGCAGTTCCcgcatcccctccctctttccttctctctctgagttGTAATTGTGTAAGATTTTCTAGTCCAGACCACTTGTTCTTAGGGTACACCTGCTTCCTGTGTAATTTAGCAATGACAAGATCCTAATCCAATGGCGTTAAAATTTACCCCGACTGTTTGCCATTTGGACTCTCAAGAACATCAGTGCTGTCCCAGGGACCGCAGGCACCACCAGGCACGCTGGCCCGGGGATCCTGCCCAAGCAGGGGAGGAGCCACAGGATGGTTCACAGTAGGGCCAGACAGCAGGATCCATAGTTCACAGGGAGAGAGCCACTGTTCACTCAGCCCAGGGGGGTGACGCAGCAGCACACCACGGGTCCCACCCAAGCCCAGCACAGCACGGAAGACGGGGTCCTTTTTAGGTACCAAGTGGGCGCTGCTCCAGAGCAGCAGTGGTTGATCTGGAGGGAAGTCAGAAGCACATCAGCCCCCTGCTCAGCACAGCATCACAGCCTGGCCTTGAGGCCAGTCCAACCTGGGAAAATGCACTGAGCTCAAATTGTGGCTTTGGTGCTAAGTAAGGCCTAGTGATCTGGGCTGGAAGGGAGTTCCAGTCTTGTCAGCCCCCTGGTCACACTCTGGGCCCCTGAAGCTCGCCTGACCCTGGCTCAGACCACTCCTGTGTGTGCAGAGGGAGTGAAGGGGCTCTACTGGGATCATTTGCAGCTAAGAAGAGTTGCCCAGCCTGGAGGCTGGCTTGAACACCAAGTTCTGCAAATGTCTGGCCGAGTCTGACACTGTGACTGCCCCTTGTGTCCCTCACCCACTCTTCCGTGTGTTGGCACTGGGCAGGCACAGCCCAGGTGGGCACAGCCTCCCGccatctcctccctctgcccGTCTCCTTGTTCCTCTGTCCTTTCTTCCTTAATCTTTGCCCTTGCCTTTCTTTTCCTGCTCCATTTAGAGCCTGGCCTTGGGCATTTTCCTGTCCCCACAGCCCCGTGAGGGCAGCCTGGGGACCAACGACTGTCCAGGGCCTCTGTGATGAGTCAGCTGCTTCTTTGCAGATTTAATGCCCGTCTCCCACCCCTGGCGGGCAGCAAGCCTCTTCAATATGATCTGACATGCCAGCCAAGTTTGTACCAAAGTTAGAATTTGGTGCCACTATGAAAATATAGAACGTGTGTATGTGTTtctgcaataaatatttaatttctaaaaacttAGAGCACATAAAGCCAGTAGTTGGTTGTCAGTGTTGTGAGACGGAGAATGAAGGTTCCCTGTGGGTCTCATCATCTGAGAGCTCCATGTCCTCACGCGGAGGGCCCTTGGGGTACCAGGTTCTTGTGCTTCCAGGATGGAGGGACGAAGAAGCTGGAGAAGGCCAAGATCTCGCTGGACGACTGCCTGGCGTGCAGTGGCTGCGTCACTTCGGCAGAGACCGTGCTCATCACTCAGCAGAGCCACGAGGAGCTGCGGAAGGTTCTAGGTGCTAATAAGGTGAGCGGTGGGGCAGTCTTTGGGATGCCACTCTAACCCGACATCAACCCCAGCATCCCTCACTCGTGTTGTCAGGGCAGCTCATCTTCTGGTGCCCTTTGTCCTATGTGACTCCTGACATTTTTAGGTCTCATCGGTGGGATCTCAGTCAATTACTTGTATTCTGACATTAGTGTTAACCCTAAACTTTAGGTTCTGCATGTTTGCAAAAATGACACGCCCTGATGGAGTTAGGCTTGGAATCTGTTAAACACACAGAGCGAGCGGCAGGTCCCTTGCTTTGCAGGTGGCGGCGCCTGATCAGCAGAGGCTGGTTGTCATCTCGGTCTCTCCCCAGTCCAGAGCGTCGCTGGCTGTGAGATTTCAGCTGAATCCTACAGACACCGCCAGGAAATTAActgcattctttaaaaaaataggtagATGCTGAACCTTGGGTGAGCTCCAGCTTGGACACAAGGGCTGGTGGGGGGCTCATCATGCCCCGCTGTCACTGGGCTTAAACACATCAGAAACTCTATCTGAGGTTGACTTCAACTTGAAGTTTTGTTTTGATACGGAGAGCAGTGCCTTTTAATAGAAAACTGTCTGAATTCTGATGTTGCACTTCCCGAGTCTGGAATTTACTCACTCCTAATATTGTTTTTAAACTGTCACCATCAAGGCACATCTCCCAGGTCTGAGTTGTGTTCTGGCTCAGATCAGCTGGTCAACCTCTGCGTGCTGGGAACAGGGCTGGGAGGACGTGAGGTGAGCCCCGGTGCTGGCGGCTGCCCTAGGCAGCATGCAGGGTTTGGCCTGGTCCCTGGCAGCCACTGAGCTCAAAGGAAGGAAGGCCCAAGGACGCTGGGCTGTCTGCACACCAGCGTGTCACATGACGCCCCACGGGAAGGCAGAGCCCTGCTCCCGGGGCGAGGTGGGCAGCACCTGGGGCTGTGGCCATCCTTCTTGGGGTGAGGTGGGTGCTCCCTTGCAGGGGCACACTACGTGTTTGATACCACCTTCTCGAGGAACTTCAGCCTCCTCGAGAGCCAGCGGGAGTTCGTGCGGCGATTCCGAGCACAAGCCGATTCCAAGCAGGCCTTGCCCCTGCTGACTTCCGCCTGCCCAGGTATGCTGATGCTGCGGACCGATGTCAACAGCTGGACATGGGTGACGggagtgctgggggaggggctcgTCAGCAGGCACTGCCTGAGGGTCACCTGTAGTTGCTTCAGTTCCCGGAGGGGTGATCATAGGGACACCCGAGACATGTGTTGGCGACAGCAGAGTGGGGGCTCCTTAGTGGGCTCCTAACTCCTGTACAAGTCAGTCCACCCCAGAAAGTCACACCCCTGCCCTGCTCgcttcccccaccacccccaccctgtGTTGGCCTCAGGCTGGATCTGCTACGCCGAGAAGACCCACGGGAACTTCCTCCTCCCCTACATCAGCACCGCCCGGTCCCCGCAGCAGGTCATGGGCTCCCTGGTCAAGGACTTCTTCTCCCAGCAGCAGGTAACAGGGACGTCTTACAAAATGAGCCAAGACTGCAGTGGTCACGGACCCACACGCAGAGCTGTGCTCCCAGCCATGCCTGTGCTGTCAGCCCCGCCTCAGCCTTTGCTGCTGGGGCCAGGCAGCTGCACCACTGCCGTGTTCTCCACACAGCATTTGACCCCTGACAAGATCTACCACGTCACGGTGATGCCCTGCTATGACAAAAAGCTGGAAGCCTCCAGACCCGACTTCTTCAGCCAAGAGCACCAGACACGCGATGTGGATTGTGTCATCACAACAGGTGGGGGCCCCGAGCCTGCTGGCGCTGTGTCCCCAGTGTTAAGGCCCAGCACAACCCCCCTGGCTCGTGTCGGTCACCCCGTCTGTGAGTTGAGCAGCCTTGCAGAGGCTCCCAAATGcttaaaagagaaatgaatgcCCACCCGGGAGGCAGACGATCCGGGGAGGGTCGCTGTCCAGGGACGCGGTGCCCTGCCCACTCCAGGCGCATTGTGAGGCACCCCAAGGTCAGGCGCGTCTGCCCCACCGCAGCACCGGGAGGCCCTTCAGAAGTGGAGTTGCCTCTAGCTGGGTTCATCCTCCTCCACTCACGAGCAGGGGCTGGACGTCTGGCCACTCACAGGTTGCTAGGGATGCAGGTGGTGGGGATCTTTCATGGTCTCTGTTTTTGTTGAGATTCAGCTGAAGAGCATCTGTCTGTGCTGTGGTCTCATCGTAGGAGAAGTCTTCAAGTTGCTGGAAGAAGAAGGGGTCTCACTGTCAGAGCTGGAGCCGGCTCCCCTGGACAGTCTGTATGTTGCGCCTGCCATGTTAGGGGCAGTAAGCTCGTCCAGCATTGGGGTGCTCTTGACCTTGGGGTCACAGGTGTCCTGGTGGGCAGCAGAAGGGACGAGGCAGGGGGCAGGCACTGTCCTCCCCCCTCTTCTCTGCCTCAGCTTCCTTCTGGTTGGTTTTGCATCTGCCCCATGGTATGTGTTGGTGTCCAGAGGTGGTTGAGTTCACGAGACGGCCTGTGGACAATTGGCTGATGGTTATCAGAGCTGACCCCAACTTCATACAGGTCTGAGCTCCCCAGAACAGGTGACATGACGGAGGGGACGGTCCTTGTCCCCCAGAGCCTCCTCCTGACACACCCACAAAGCCTTGGGAGTCTGTGACTCATCTTCCACTTAGAAAGCAAGTGTTCTCAAACATGACAGGCAGAGGTTACCCAGAAGCCTTGGTGGACAGCAGCCCCACTACCACCTGAGGCCATGCCCTCCTCCCCAGGTGCAGCAGTGTATCTGCCCAGGAGCCTACCAGCCATCAGGGTGGGGGCTCAGGGGGCTACCTGGAGCACGTGTTCCGGCATGCAGCCCAGGAGCTCTTTGGAATCCACGTCACCGAAGTCACCTACAGACCCCTGAGGTCAGTGGGAAGGGCTGGAGCTTGGGGCAGGGCAGCCTCTCGGGGCACCAGGCAGGAGTTGGGCCCTCCCCTCTGGCTCATGTGAAGGGGCCAGAGCTCTCCAGCCCTTGGTCTCCTCATCACAGGGCTCAGTGTCCCCTACCCACAGCACGGTGACCCAGGGCCCCAGAGGCCCATGGTGGCAGGACGGTTTTCCTGGAACAGGGTGTGTCCCAACATGAGTCCCCATTCCAGGGAGGGCGGGCTGGGGCCTTTGTCAGACCTTGGGAAGGTGGGGTTCCCATTCTACAGACCAGGAAACCAAGGCTGGGGCTGAGGCCACCTGCCCCACTCATTGAAGGGAGCTTCCTACCCTCCCCTATCACTGTCCCCCACCTGGGAGGAAGCCTGGGCGTGCCTTGTGGACAGCCTGGTCTGTGTCCCCTCAGGAACAAGGACCTCCAGGAGGTGACTCTGGAGAGGGACGGCCGGGTCCTGCTGCACTTCGCCGTGGCCTACGGCTTCCGCAACATCCAGAACCTGGTGCAAAAGCTCAAGCGAGGGCGCTGCCCATACCACTATGTGGAGGTCATGGCCTGTCCTGCAGGTAGCTGCAGACAGAGTGGGCCCTCTGGGACCCCATGTGCTGACACCCTCCCCTTGACCACACTTCTGCCCTTCCTTCTCTGCCACAGGCTGCTTGAATGGTGGAGGCCAGCTCAAGGCCCCCGACACGCCTGGCAAGGAGCTTCTCCAGCAGGTTGAGAGGATATACAACATGGTCAGGACTGAGGCACCAGAGGATGCGCCTGGTGTCCAGGAGCTGTATGGGCACTGGCTGCAGGGCGAGGGCTCAGAGCAGGCCAGCCGCCTACTGCACACAAGCTACCACGCGGTGGAAAAGGCTGGCTCCAGCCTCAGCATCAGGTGGTAGGAGGCCTCAAGGATCCACCCGGCCCAACACAGCCAGCACCGGGACTCCCAGGAAGGCGTGTGGCATCTCCAGCAGGGAAGTTGCCCGAGGCCCCAGGGCACACCCCCAAAATGCTGGATGAGATGTGGGGACATTGGGACCCACATAGAGATGGGACTCAGGACCCCCCAGCCAGTAAAGGTGACTTTGAGCCTGTGCCCACCCGGACTCCCTGCTGCCAGGGGCCAGAGGTTCCACCAACTGCTGGAACCTCTCCAAGGGCCCAGAGCCCTAGAGGTGCCCTGACTCCTCCTGGTTGTGGCGGCCTAAGCTGTGAGGGTTTCAGCTCGTCCTGTGGGGAGCTTAAGGGAGAGAAAAGGCGGGGGGGGGGTTCCTTATCCCCCATTTCTAGAGTCACCTGAAGCTGCGATGTGGAGGGTGGTGATAGGCTGGACCTGCCAGGCTGGTCAAGCTCACAGCAGAGCTTGGGGAACCCTGCCACACTGGGCAGCAGAGAACACTGGCAGGAGACAGGCACCTGGCCCATGACCCCAGCTGGGGATGGGTGCTCCCTCCACCTAGAACCAGGTGTTCGATGAAGCTGCAGTCTCTGGGGCTTGAGAACCTGTGTCTTGGGGGCTGAGTCCAGGCGGGAAGGACTCTTGCTATCAGGCCTTAGTGGTCTCTCTGGCTGAGTCCTGTGTCCACAGCTGGACCCCCACttaaggggcagggggagggcagatTGCATTCAGCCCACCAGGCCTGGCCCCGAGAAGCTCACTTCTAGTAAAGGGAACTCTCTCTGAAACCGGTTTCTCTTCACGAGTGTTTACCAGCATCAAAAAAGAGGCCTCTCAAAGCTTTATTCAAAGTTCAGGAGCCCTGTGCATCCCACTAGGCTGCTTCGCAAACACCCAGGTCTCAGGGCTCActgtggcccagagaggggcCCCAGGTGTCCAACACCAGGAAAGGCCAGGGCGCCCACCCTCTAAGGCTGGGCAGGGCTGAGGAAGGCTTGATCCTCCTCTGGGCCAAGGGAGGAGGGGCATGTGGCCCAGCCCACGTAGGGCTCACTTCGGCCGGGGCATGCTCAGGAGTCCCCACTGCAGCGCGAGGAGTGCCCGGGCCTGTGGCTGCAGCGGCTCGGCTGCCCGCTCAAAGCTCGCTCGCTCCCTGCAGAGCACTTCCAGGACTTCAGCTGGGGCGACCTTCCCCGTGAACTTGCGCACAGGCTCCTCTCTGCGGGGAGAGGGGCTTCGATGGGAACCATTGGGCAAGCTGGACATGGCGGTGGAAATGAAGCCACTGTCGGAGGACACTTAAAGAGCAGCCTCTCCCTGGTGCCAGACAACCCAATAACTAGTCCCCCGACACCTCCCTCAGCATCCAAATGACTgccagggaggcccaaaggaCAACAGTCCAGCCCCGTGCCAGCCTGTTCAGCAGCGTGGCCCCTGGGGAGGACACAGGTCCTCCCGACACGCGCTGGCTCAGGCCCTGCCATGTGCTCCCCAGCCTGCCCCACAAGAGGGCCCGCACGCTGGCCAATACTCACGCCACCCTCAGGAAGGGGTTGTAAAGGAGCTCCTCGCCCAGGGTTGAGGGCACCGTGGGCACATCATCCTCATCCCTCTTCTGGAATGACCACAGGTCTTTGTCACAGCCTTGTCTGGCAGTTCCAGGCAGCTTGGCTCAGCTCACCAGTCTGGGGGCTTGAGCCTAGGCCCTGAGGGCAGGCACTCATGGGCCAGACCTGCAGGCTGCCCAGCTCCCCTCCCTCACCAGTGGGAGCCTTGGCTGGCAGAATGCCCTGGGCCAAGCCACGTCTGGTCACCTGGGTCGGTCATGGTGGACTCCCCTGCAGTGCCTCCCTGGTTCCAGTCCTACCCCACCCTCCAAACTTGCCACTGAGAGGGGAGGAGTGGTCACACCTTGGCCCACGATAGCTTGGCCTTCACGTGGTTGTTGCAAGGCTCCACTTTTTGTGCAAACTCGAGGTTACCCAGTGTGTGCTCGTGACCACAGAACACCTTCTGGAGAAAGAAGGCACTTGGGGTGCACAGCACCACCATAGGCAGAGATGGGCAAAGACACTCACCCCAGTGGCCCAGCTCCTCCGCCCTTGCCTGGTCCACCTGTCCCCATGGCTGGCAAGCAGTCATCCTAAACCCTGGCATAAGGCAGGTGCAGAGCGCACCGGTTATGTAGGAGGCTGGGCCCCATGAGAGGGTAAGGGGCAGGCTGCTCACTGTCTCAGGGGGCAGGGTGCCCAGGGTCTCCACCAAGCTGTGGTACATCTGCTGAGCTGTGGTCTCCAGGCGTGAGCCGCAGCCGGCCACAGACAATGCGTCCCCTGGGGAGTTGGGTGGGTCAGAGAAGGTGGATGGGGcagagggaggtggggtgggtaggCGCAGGGCAGCCGGTACCCGAGAACACGGCAGGCGGGTCCAGACACTCATCTTCCCACAGGAAGTAGCTCATGTGGCCCGAGGTGTGGCCGGGCGTCAGGAGGCAGCGCACGTGGATGGCCCCAAACTATGGCAGAGGAGCAGGTGGGCCTGTAAGGTGGTTGGGCCCAGGGcgctctccccacccctcctgagTGCACGCTCACCCGCAGCTCCTCGCCATGTACCAGCCTGCGGGTTAGCGCACAGATGCGCTCATCTGCGCCCAGCACCACCAGGCCAGGCAGCAGCCTCGCCAGCTCCGTGTTGCCCCGGGCGTGGTCCCTGCGGGTGGGCAGAAGCAGGATCACATGGGGTAAGGGTAGGGTAGGGGTGACACCCTCCTGCCTCAGCCCGCCCTGATGGCACTCACCAGTGGTGATGGGTGGTCAGCACAGTTGTCAGTGACACCCCCTCCCGGCCCACGATCTCCAGCAGCTGAAAGGGATGGGAGTTAGGGAGATGCAGGTGGTCCAGGTGGCTGCCTGTGTTGGGGCGCCAGGCCCGGGTGCACAGTGCCCCAGGCAGGGGACGGGCCTGGGGGTAGGGGAGATCCAGCAGACAATTACTGAGTGCCCAGCGCACACAGTACAGTTAGGCACCATacacagggagaagagaagaCCCGAGACGGCTCTAACCTCAGAGGAAACCCAAGATAATCAAGAAACCCTAAACGCCAAATAACCAGAGATGAGACAATAGGGGAAGGATCTGGCCCTGGCAGCGTAGTCTGGAGAGCCTCTCGGAATACGGACTGACGGTCTCGGCCTACGATGCCTGGGCCCACAGCTGTGCTCCTGCCGCCCGAAAGCTGCCCTCACCCTTTTGGGCACGGCCACGTCCACGGCCACAGCCTCCCGCGTGTGCTCCTCGATGACCAGGTACATGTAGTTGTCCTCAAGCACAGGGATGACTTTGACCTTCATGGTCGCAGAGCTCAGCCACCCCGCGCCTCCTGAGCCCCTTCCTCAGGGTGGGACTACCCTCTCCAGACCCTAGGCAGCGCTGTGCGTGGGAGGGGTCAGCTCCACAGACACGCTGGGGGCCAGGAAAGGAACCGCGCTCCCTGCTCCCGGACTTTCCCGAGGGCCCTTGAGGAATCCCAAGCTCCAGGCTTAAGTTGACCTGCAGCTGCGGGGACCAGTCTCTCGCAAAGACTCAGCCCGtcgcaggccccgcccccgcgcAGCAGGCCACACCCCCCGATTAGCCCGCCCTCTTCCGGCTCCGCCCCCAGC from Mesoplodon densirostris isolate mMesDen1 chromosome 16, mMesDen1 primary haplotype, whole genome shotgun sequence includes:
- the HAGHL gene encoding hydroxyacylglutathione hydrolase-like protein isoform X1 encodes the protein MKVKVIPVLEDNYMYLVIEEHTREAVAVDVAVPKRARPLPGALCTRAWRPNTGSHLDHLHLPNSHPFQLLEIVGREGVSLTTVLTTHHHWDHARGNTELARLLPGLVVLGADERICALTRRLVHGEELRFGAIHVRCLLTPGHTSGHMSYFLWEDECLDPPAVFSGDALSVAGCGSRLETTAQQMYHSLVETLGTLPPETKVFCGHEHTLGNLEFAQKVEPCNNHVKAKLSWAKKRDEDDVPTVPSTLGEELLYNPFLRVAEEPVRKFTGKVAPAEVLEVLCRERASFERAAEPLQPQARALLALQWGLLSMPRPK
- the CIAO3 gene encoding cytosolic iron-sulfur assembly component 3, which encodes MASLFSGALQLTDLDDFIAPSQDCIKPMRVDKRPGSGVAKIHIEDDGSYFQVSQDGGTKKLEKAKISLDDCLACSGCVTSAETVLITQQSHEELRKVLGANKVAAPDQQRLVVISVSPQSRASLAVRFQLNPTDTARKLTAFFKKIGAHYVFDTTFSRNFSLLESQREFVRRFRAQADSKQALPLLTSACPGWICYAEKTHGNFLLPYISTARSPQQVMGSLVKDFFSQQQHLTPDKIYHVTVMPCYDKKLEASRPDFFSQEHQTRDVDCVITTGEVFKLLEEEGVSLSELEPAPLDSLCSSVSAQEPTSHQGGGSGGYLEHVFRHAAQELFGIHVTEVTYRPLRNKDLQEVTLERDGRVLLHFAVAYGFRNIQNLVQKLKRGRCPYHYVEVMACPAGCLNGGGQLKAPDTPGKELLQQVERIYNMVRTEAPEDAPGVQELYGHWLQGEGSEQASRLLHTSYHAVEKAGSSLSIRW
- the HAGHL gene encoding hydroxyacylglutathione hydrolase-like protein isoform X2, whose amino-acid sequence is MKVKVIPVLEDNYMYLVIEEHTREAVAVDVAVPKRLLEIVGREGVSLTTVLTTHHHWDHARGNTELARLLPGLVVLGADERICALTRRLVHGEELRFGAIHVRCLLTPGHTSGHMSYFLWEDECLDPPAVFSGDALSVAGCGSRLETTAQQMYHSLVETLGTLPPETKVFCGHEHTLGNLEFAQKVEPCNNHVKAKLSWAKKRDEDDVPTVPSTLGEELLYNPFLRVAEEPVRKFTGKVAPAEVLEVLCRERASFERAAEPLQPQARALLALQWGLLSMPRPK